The genome window GCTTTATaacgttttatatttttgttttaaaatactgATTATAAATAGAAAGAAagatcggaaaaaaattttgttccgTTTTTGGAGATATaaaccaagaaatgggcggagcctgtattgatattttctggtgaattaccattttttgattcacTTTAGCTTGTGTTTTTAGGGTCATAGTTAGACAtacaagatttgaaaaaacggCCTCAAATCTCGAACGCTCTAGAGCGCGCTCTGAGATTAAATACCAGAACAGACTCCGCCTATATCTTGGTTTTTGCGTTTttgcattgaatttttttgtcattgatcaaatttttttcatttcaaaatgttttcacaaGGAGTATAAGGTAGCCGGTCTCGGAACGACCGAAACTTCTTAGATACAGTACCCACGAAATACTACTTGGGAGTACGGTAGCTACGAAGTTTCGAGACCTGGTACAGTATCTTTTattctgaagtttttaaaattttgcattggttatataatttaaaaaattcagggCCAAAAGTGGAAGAGGACGAGATGTTtacagtgagtttttgaacttCTGCAGAAAGCGTACAGATGTTTCAGGTAAAAGTACGTGGATGTATGACTGTATATCCAAAAGTTCAGTGTATTTCTTATAAGATTGATGTTGATAAGCCAACTGTTTGTGAGCTGACACTTTGTTTAGCACCTAATAGTAAGGATTCAATTATCTCTAATACTATGCACTTAAACAATTGTTTACAGGCGATGTTCCAGCTGATAGATTCAGTAATGATCTATTTCTAGTTGTTTATAATAATGAACAGAAATTAGTTGGTTTAACACGTCATGTACTTGAAGAAAGAAAGTACAGTACTGGAATGATGACTGTTAATGAAGGAGATGAAGTAATGATTGTTGGAATGGGAACAACTACAAATAGAAAAAGATCAACAACTGAAAGAGTTCCATTGATTGAAGAGACTAATAAATTAAGCAAGAGATTCAAGTAAGACTTTAtagagattttaaatttattatttgaattaaaCAGATCCACTTTGATGAATATATTCGATTCCTTTGATGTTGATCAGGACGGTTTACTGAATAAAGAAGAAATGAATTTCTATACACTTGCAAGTGGAGATTCTGAGCTAACAGATCAAGATTGGTTCGtttatttgaatagttttgatAATCGAGATGGAGGTCTAACTATGGGTGGATTCATTAAAGTTCACGAGATGGAAGCATTTGATCCAGAAGGCAATGCAGCTGCAGATTTGTGGCATTCACTGCATAGTCTTGGTTATGATACTCAATTAGCATCGAACTTTGGATGTTCGTATGATATTGAAGCACACTCGAATACACCAATCAAGATGATTCCCCGATTGCAAAATGTGGTGAAAATGCATAGAgctttgtaagtttttaaactcaaaaattactaaaaactATATTTAGCAATAGAaagaaatcaacaattaaagaaaaacgaaCATATTTGACaggattaaaattaaaaactctaATGAAAGATGAGAGTTTAAccataaaattgaattaatagGATTAAAAATATCAGAGCTATATCatgattttgaataaaataattatgaaaTGATATCATATCTGTATGGTTTATTGGCTACTTCTTTGTTTATTGGAAACGTCTACATCGTCTTTTCTCTTGAAGTACGGGATGACGAAGAGCATGAGTCCAGATACCTGAAATAAGAATAAATCACGCTAAATTGTTTTCTCGATTCATGACAATTCTTTTCAGTTCTTACTCACCATGAGATTAATTCCACAGAAAACAAACGAAAGTGTATAATTGCCAGTCAGATCTGCCAAATATCCTGATACCAATGGTCCGATTACTGTTCCAACTCCTTGCCACAGGAGCAATAATCCGAACGCGTTTGTAAGCTTGTCAAGTCCTAACAGATCAACAAGAATGACAGAGGTCAGACAAACATACGATGCAATCGTAAATCCGAAGAGTACAGCGTAGATGTCCAATAGAATATATCCATCAAACTTGTAGCAGAAGGCGGTTACAATTccacaaatctgaaaaattcgtaaCGTTTGACATGAAGCAATGCACTGCAATAAAAACGTACAGTCAGAGAAATATTGTACATCCAGAGACGATTGCGAGCAGTGTCATCTCCAAGACCTGCTGGAAGGGGCAGCTTCTGATCAGCCACAACTCCAAAGATGAGACGGCCGATTGTGTTTGCAGTTCCGTACACCGAAAGAATGTTTCCTGATACATTATTATCAGATAAAATATTAGTAACGTGGAGTGGAAGGAAGTAAAGTGGTGAATTGAAGCCAACCGAAGTTAAAAGATTTGAAATGGCGAAGAGAAGGAATGCTGGATCCAGAAgcaattgaaatgaaaacatgTTGTTAATAGTTTT of Caenorhabditis elegans chromosome II contains these proteins:
- the T02G5.3 gene encoding EF-hand domain-containing protein (Confirmed by transcript evidence), with the translated sequence MGDTKTQVNIKQAYTILNCSGRNVTSAHLLKQWEFLNEKIAVDRLYDIYIKAEEVVLEGHEYEKAVRTKTLKLDDILGSVKDGSLVNKQYLEIIINEFTRSDGYVDIGALLDTATQSKVDIVNKLLGPKVEEDEMFTVKVRGCMTVYPKVQCISYKIDVDKPTVCELTLCLAPNSDVPADRFSNDLFLVVYNNEQKLVGLTRHVLEERKYSTGMMTVNEGDEVMIVGMGTTTNRKRSTTERVPLIEETNKLSKRFKSTLMNIFDSFDVDQDGLLNKEEMNFYTLASGDSELTDQDWFVYLNSFDNRDGGLTMGGFIKVHEMEAFDPEGNAAADLWHSLHSLGYDTQLASNFGCSYDIEAHSNTPIKMIPRLQNVVKMHRAFILGNLYHLGEEDDRFEIRPHLFKTEYFGLLIARKEDKYAKETYRIQLSSREHLKINFPHQVDSLIRLADSDSEWVLVASYTVTDPEAQLVYTLEKVTKSSNPTSPSLLKA